ACAACGCCGGGTCGAGTTGTTCAAGGATGTTTGCAACGAGATTGGTGTTGCCGAAATCCGAGTCGCTGATCTTCAAGCTGTATCGCCCGATGGTTCCCACGCGATTGGCGAATTGAACATCCGGGTAAAACGGGTTGCCCGGCTTGTTGGTGAAGACGAGAACCTTGTAGGACGTGGCGAACCAGCTCTTGTTGGAATGCGTCAGAAAAATCAGCCCCTGGAGCACGTTCGTGCGGACTTCGTTGGCGTTGCCCAACGCCTGTTCGTACGGGAGAGCCGTCATGCGAATGAAGAGGTTGGTGTTTCCCGGGATATCACTGGCGGCCATCTGCTCAAGCTCCCCCGACATGAGCTGCACCTGCGCGCGTCCGCCTTCGAGCACGTCCACCTGCGCGACGTTCCCGAGAAGCGCCTTCTGCACCTGGTCAAACAACCCGAAAAGCACCAGCACGATCAGGGTCAGGACCGAAATGGCGACGAGCAGCTCCACGACCGTGAACGCGCAGCACCGCACTGAGCGGAGACAGGATTGTGCCAGCTTCGAGGTCATGGTGTCATCTTTGAACGAAGGCGGAAGGTTCAACAAAAATACCGTTCGTCGCCAGCACAGTGCCGCTGATCAATGTCCGAAACGTGGCGGGTGTGCCCAAAACCTCGTAGCTCCCGCCGCGAGGAATCAGCGGTCCCTGAAGAGTCAGACGCAACTCTTCGAAGTTGGCAGACTGGTTCAGAGCCATCCGCCACAGGTTTGATCGAGTCAAAACGTCCGCTTGCGGCAGACCGGTCTCCAAGTAGTTCGTTGAATACGGCGGATGAACGTTCATCTGTACTCTTTCCGACGTCAATTGATAGGCAAAAGCGAAATCACGCGCCGCAGCGCTGCGGCTTTTGTCCGACGCAGAACCAGAAATGGCCCGGACGCGCGCAGTGACATAATTGGTGATACCCGGAACCTGGTTGGTAAAGTATTTCGGCAAAGTCAACAAACTGACGATCTCGTGTCCGTTGGTCATGGAGCCGTCAATTGTCGGATTGCCGGCCCTGAACAGTCCTGGCGAGTTGGTGTGAATGGTCACGGTCTTGCCGCCCGGCCCGACATTTGTGACCGTGATGCTGTCAACGTAGTTGGTCAGATAATCCAGACCTTTGGATCCGCTCCGAATCGTCTCCAGCCAGAGCAGCCCTTCCTGATTGATGATAGTGTCCTCGCGGTTGTCCTTTTGCACGCGCACGCCAGTCGGCAAAACACCGATGATCGCCACCAGCGCGATCGCAATGACGCCGAGACACAACGCGATTTCCACCATGGTGAACGCGGCGTCCTTCCCGGTCGCCGCGGGACGCGATTCCGCTGGCCCCTGCGTCGCGGGATCCGGTTTTCTTGAGTCAAACTTCATAAGTCATCCCTCAAAACCTGGGACGGGTCGCCTGGTCCACACTGGCCCGACCCGTCAACCAGTTGACGCGAATCCAGTGGTTTGTGTAGTTGTAGGCGGGCTTCATCACCATGTCGGGAACCGCGAGGTACCCACCGTTTCCACCCCTGAAAAAGATGCTGCCTTCCGCCAGTGGGATCAGCGCGTCATGGGGCTTTCCGTTGAACGTTTCCGAAATCACCTGGCCCTGCGGATTAAAGGCGATGTAGGGCAGCGTCCAAAACGACAGTGGCTGGGTTGTTGATGGAAACGGAAAGGTGTTCGTCGAAAAACCCCGTCTGTATTCGGGGGGATAGTTGAGCACTGGCGGATCGAGATTCACCGCGGAAAATTTGTTCGTTGGAATCAGAATGCCCTGTGGCAGCCGCTTCCATTCGGACAGGTAGCGGGGGGTCCCCTGCCCCGGCTGATCCCCCACCGTTCGCGTGGATAACAACGCGTAGGCGGAATACTGACCACTCACCAGATTGGTCAGTTGTTTCATGATCTGCGGGCTCGTTGATCCCTGCGCCAGCCGGCTGAGGATATTCGGAGGAGCGAAGACCACATAGACCGTGGTGCGACCATTGATGGCCCACAACCGGGCCAGACCCAGGTCCTGCAGCAGCTGGCGTTCGGCGCCGGCCATGCCGGTGCCTTTGCCGAAGCCTTTCAACGCGGGCAAACCGATGGTCGCCAGGAGCCCGATAATGGCAATGACCACCAGCAATTCGATGAGCGTGAACGCCGCATCCCGGGCGTCACGAATCATATTCCTTCGCGTTGTGATCGGTTTTTGCATCGGACCCATCGGAGACGTTATTGCCAGCTCAGAATGTTGTCCTTGTTCATGCCGGTGTTGGCTTTCTGCTGGTCGCTAATCAGCCCGTCGGGGCCAAACGACCACACCATGACCGGCTTGTTCGCCTCGAATGTATTAGGACCGGCGGGACGGAAGAGTCCATTGTACCCTTTGTCGCCGCCGTTCGGGATCGCTGAAACCGAATCCAGTTTGTAAAACGCGTCGCGGCACTTGTCGTCGCCATTCAAATCCACCGTGATAATATAGGGATTGCCCCATGGATCACGATAGACGCCGTCAAGGCCCACGCCCGCTGTCTTGCTATCACTGACCTCCCGGGCGTTCAGATACCCGGTCT
This is a stretch of genomic DNA from Candidatus Angelobacter sp.. It encodes these proteins:
- a CDS encoding prepilin-type N-terminal cleavage/methylation domain-containing protein → MIRDARDAAFTLIELLVVIAIIGLLATIGLPALKGFGKGTGMAGAERQLLQDLGLARLWAINGRTTVYVVFAPPNILSRLAQGSTSPQIMKQLTNLVSGQYSAYALLSTRTVGDQPGQGTPRYLSEWKRLPQGILIPTNKFSAVNLDPPVLNYPPEYRRGFSTNTFPFPSTTQPLSFWTLPYIAFNPQGQVISETFNGKPHDALIPLAEGSIFFRGGNGGYLAVPDMVMKPAYNYTNHWIRVNWLTGRASVDQATRPRF